The Synechocystis sp. PCC 6714 genome includes the window CGGGCAAAAGACCGTTGGCCGCCCCTAGCTGACCGTTGGCAAATTTAAGGAAACAGGTATCATAAACCTTTGCTAAAGCCTTTTCCGCGTACTGATTTTCCACCACGTCCGGCAGATCTAATAACCGGGCATAAAATTGCCCACAGAGTTGATCGGCCATCACCACTTGGGAACCGCTTTGGCTATCCAGGTTGTAATATTCCCCATTCCATAGGGTGTCGTGGTATAAACTCCGGGCTTGGGCTAACCATTGCTGATATTTGGCGATCGCCATTGCCATATCCCCGGGATCTAAATGGGTTTGTTGGGGAGGGTTGTCCAAGAGGTATTTACCCATAACCAAAGCGGCTTCTAGGGCCGCAATCCAAAGACCACCACAATAGGCACTAATACCCTGTAACCGCCAATCGTCAAAGGTTTGATCCGGTGCGCCGGAATTTTCGGGAATACCATCGTTATCAAGATCAAATCCTTTCAGATAATCCAACGCTGCCACAATGCTGGGCCAACATTCTCCTAAAAATTCCCCATCGGCATCGGGTAATAGGAGAAAATCTCGATACACCAACAGAACAAAATCACTGCCTAAATCCTTCCACAAATTACAATCCTGGTAAGCGGTGTAATTGCTCCTTTCCCAGGGATGCTCATTGGGCGCTCCCAAATCGTGGGGCGTGGCATTTTTGACCTTGCGGGGGGCGAGGGAAAGATTATAACCAATGACCCGTTCCTTTGGATCTTCGGTGGGAATGGCCCGAGCAAAGGCCAACATCACCGCCTTCTCCAGTTTTGGCCAGTGCATCAGCAACCCAAAGGAGCCGTAAAGCCGCACGTCTAAGCTTTCATACCAGCGGTAATCCATACATTCACAGACCCCGAACTGCCCCACCGGATCATTTTCCGTGGCCGCAGTCCATAAAGTTCCCCCCTGGGTCAATAGATATAACTCGTTGAATAGGGACATTTTTAGCCAATCCGGTAAACGAGGATTTTCCAGAATGAGGGCTTGCCAAGCTTCAATTTTTTTCCGCCAAGTATCGCTATGTTTCAAAGCCGTGCGGATCATGGACCAGACATTTTTGCCGTTGCGGCCGTAGAAATCCGTATAACGCCGGTAATAGGTCACCCCCTGGGCAAATTCCGTAATGGGCAAATCCCAGGCCAACAGGAAAGGAATTTTCTTTGTTTTTCCCGGTCGCACAGTGAAGCGCAAACAGAATGCCCCAGCAATTTGTTCCCCCGGTTCCGCTGCGGTTTCGTCTTGAATATCCGGTAGGGAACCATTCCCGGCAAACCAGTCCCACACTGCCGAGCCATCGCCACTGGGATTCCAACGGTTATGGTAAAACACTTCTACACTGGGATTGCTGACGCTGGCGATGCACATTTGCCCTTCCCCTTCCCGGAGAGCATCGTGGGGTTGCACTCGATTAAAAAGACAACCGATCCGGAAACCATCCTGGATCCATTGGTTAAAATTCCCCGTACTATCCCCCCAGCGGGGTTGATACTCATACTCCGGGCTACCGTCATCCCGCAATTTGACAGTGGGGGATTTGATGGCATTGGTAAACCAACCAACACTGTTTTGCCAGGTGAGCATAATGCTCAGGGTAATGGGCTTATCGGTGGGATTGTGGACAGTCCAATCAAAAACCGCTAGGGGATAACTACTTTCTTGATAGTTTCCGCCCCACACCGGGGAAAATTGCTCACAAATCAGTTCACTTTTAAAAACGCCCTGATATTCATACCAACTACGGGGATAGAGGGCGCTGTATTGTCCTTTTTCTTTGGGATACCATTGCCAACGGCTGAGACTACCATCTTCCGGAGCTTCGGTGGCCATGGCGTAGGCTTGGGCTTGTTCCCCTTCTACCTGCTCGTAAACGCTGAACTGACAAGCCGGCAAGTTTTTAAAAATATGGTTGCCCCCATCCAAATGCCAGAGGTTAAATTTCCCCGTTGGCGATCGCCCGATGCAACCGGCCCCAAACCCCCCTAGGGGCATGCCGTGGTCGGGGCCATCGTCAAGGTTACTGGCATAGCGTACGGTGTAGGGCTTTTCCCAATCTTTACCAATGGGTCGTTGCCAAGCACAGGATGGAATTTCTGGTTTTTGGACTAGCAGGGACATTTGGGGGCAGGGGCGATAAATTTGGCTGATCAGCTGTCCGCATCATGGTAATGGAATAGGGCGAATGGGGGAAGGTACGACGTTTTTCTATCGACATTCTTCCCCATCAATGGCGGCCATGGGTGAGTCGGAGTAAAGGAACTTTTCAAATGTATCATAGGGGGAATATAAGGTGATATGAGGGGAAAGATCTGCCATTACCGGCATCGGTGGTTAGGGCTAAAAAATAGGGAGTAAGCATTTAATTCCATAACAAATTCATCAAAAAATCAGTCAACTAAGGAGATTTAAACACCGTGCAAATTTATTTGATATATATAGTTGATTTAATTGAAAGTAAGACATTACCAGAGCTAAAAGCGTCTTTGGCAAAGACTTTAGTCGTCTCAATTTTACTTTGATTGATTATATCTTTATTTTTTTAGCCAGACTGATGAAAGAAAGATTTTTTGCCTTAAATAAACTAAAAGTTAATACAAAAATTTATACTTGCCCACTGGCCAAGGGCATAGGGGCGATCACCCAGAAAATAAATTAAGTAAGATAATGATTGCATAACGGTAGACTATGGGCGTCTGCAGGTATTTGTTTAAACGTTTCCTCTGAACCAAATTGAGTGTTCCCCCCCCTAAATGGCAAATTTCGTTGCACTGGGTCTCGGTTTTCCCCTTTGTGCTCCAAATTGTCGGGGCCGGGGTGTTGGTGTTGATATTTGCGCCGAAATTTAATTTTTTAAACCAATTGGACGGCGATCGCCAGCTTTTCCTGTTATTTGCCATTGTCATTTTTTTAATTCCTGTCCTAGTTAGCCTCTACATTGCCCACTCAGTTGCCAGACCCCTACAAAGGCTAACTGACACCATTCACA containing:
- a CDS encoding GH116 family glycosyl hydrolase, which gives rise to MSLLVQKPEIPSCAWQRPIGKDWEKPYTVRYASNLDDGPDHGMPLGGFGAGCIGRSPTGKFNLWHLDGGNHIFKNLPACQFSVYEQVEGEQAQAYAMATEAPEDGSLSRWQWYPKEKGQYSALYPRSWYEYQGVFKSELICEQFSPVWGGNYQESSYPLAVFDWTVHNPTDKPITLSIMLTWQNSVGWFTNAIKSPTVKLRDDGSPEYEYQPRWGDSTGNFNQWIQDGFRIGCLFNRVQPHDALREGEGQMCIASVSNPSVEVFYHNRWNPSGDGSAVWDWFAGNGSLPDIQDETAAEPGEQIAGAFCLRFTVRPGKTKKIPFLLAWDLPITEFAQGVTYYRRYTDFYGRNGKNVWSMIRTALKHSDTWRKKIEAWQALILENPRLPDWLKMSLFNELYLLTQGGTLWTAATENDPVGQFGVCECMDYRWYESLDVRLYGSFGLLMHWPKLEKAVMLAFARAIPTEDPKERVIGYNLSLAPRKVKNATPHDLGAPNEHPWERSNYTAYQDCNLWKDLGSDFVLLVYRDFLLLPDADGEFLGECWPSIVAALDYLKGFDLDNDGIPENSGAPDQTFDDWRLQGISAYCGGLWIAALEAALVMGKYLLDNPPQQTHLDPGDMAMAIAKYQQWLAQARSLYHDTLWNGEYYNLDSQSGSQVVMADQLCGQFYARLLDLPDVVENQYAEKALAKVYDTCFLKFANGQLGAANGLLPDGSPQNPNDTHPLEVWTGINFGLAAFLIQMGKKEEALTMTEKVVNQVYGNGLQFRTPEAITAVGTFRASHYLRAMAIWAVYGLLEGFANLPIAPEDDEVPTGDFY